GCGTAGAGGTCATCGCGGTCATGCATGTGTTGGTGTTTGCCCAAGTCGGTGGTGATCTCGCCAACTTCCGTGTAGAACTGGACGTCCGTGTGACGCTTCTTCCCGAACATGATGGCGTTCTTGGGGAGGGACGCGGACGCGACAAGGACAAACGTGTCACCGGGAAGGTCCtgcaaccccccccaccccccgaaaaAGCCACGCCCCCACGCCCCGGCTTAGAAGAAGACCTTGAGGTGAAAGTGGAGCACGATGATCATCTCCCCGTCGCACGGTTGGAAAACGGCATGCTTGATGTTGTTGTAGAGGATGTCCACCTTGTCTCCGCGCACCGAGGTGAAGCGGAAACCTGGGGTGAGGACAATTAAAGGTGACAAAGGGGTCCCCGAACCTCCACGAGGTCCATCGGTCCCACCCCAAGTTCATACCGTTGACGTGGGCCTCCAAGGAACCCTGCATCCTCTTCTGGGCGATGTTGGGACGGATGTAGAGGTCCTTCAACTTGGGGTTGCTGCGGTTGAGGTTGATGACCAACGAGTCTTGCTTGACGATGCCCTGGAGAAGACCCGGAGAAGTTGGGGGTCCccaatttctcaaaaaaaaaccacccccaggagaaccccccaaaaaatcccgTCCTCTCGGTCctcacctccttctccttctcctcggCTTCTCGGGTCTTGTAGCGTTTCTGGACCTCCTTGATGATCCGAAAAGCGTTTTGAAGGTTGAGGGCCGGCACCGTCTGCTCGCCCGGGGTCTTCATGTTGGAGGCGCGGTAGGTGCTGGAGGGACCGGGAAAAATCGGGGTGACCTCGGGGACCCCATAAAGCCACCGCAATGTTGTCCCCACCCCATCGTGGTCCCCAAGGGTGGCTCACATCTCCTTGACGAAGGTGGCCTCGGGGTTGGGGAAGATGTTGCCCTCGTTGCGTCCCAAGGCGCTGCCCGGGCAGTAGAAGTTGATGCGTAGGTAGGTGTAGTCACCTTCCACCGACATGCTGAtgttctggggtggggggagagaagaaaagaggggGTCACCCCCAAAAATGAAGgagggtgggggggctgcagcccaaaAGTGAGACGGGGAGAAGGTTTCAGAACAAAGGTTGGGGAGGTGGAAGGGTGGGGCATCTCAAAAGCTTGGGGAGGAGAAGGTTGAACCCGAAAATCGCCTTGGGTTGAAGGTGGGGAGAAGGTTGAACCCCAAAACCGCCTTGGGTTGAAGGTGGGGAGAAGGCTGAACCCCAAAACCCTCTTGGGGTGAAGGTGGGGAGAAGGTTGAACCCCAAAACTGCCCTGGGTTGAAGGTGGGGAAAAGgtcaaacccccaaaccctcttGGGTTGAAGGAGGGGAGAAGGTTGAACCCCAAAACCGCCTTGGGTTGAAGGTAGAGGTCAGGCTGAACCCCAAAACCGCCTTGGCTTAAAGTTGGGGAGAAGGCTGAACCCCAAAATTCCCTTGGGTTGAAAATGAGGGTCAGGTTgaaccccaaaacccccttgGATTGAAGGTGGGGAGAAGGTTGAACCCCAAAACTGCCCTGGGTTGAAGGTGGGGAGAAGGTTGAACCCCAAAATCCCCTCTTGGGTTGAAGTTGGGGAGAAGGTTGAACCCCCAAACCATCTTGGGTTGAAGGTAGAGAGAAGGCTGAACCCCAAAACCCTCTTGGGTTGAAGATGAGGGTCAGGTTgaaccccaaaacccccttgGGTTGAAGGTGGGGAGAAGGCTGAACCCCAAAACCCTCTTGGGCTGAAGGTGGGGAGAAGGTTGAACCCCAAAACTGCCCTGGGTTGAAGGTGGGGAGAAGGTTGAACCCCAAAATCCCCTCGGGTTGAAGTTGGGGAGAAGGTTGAACCCCCAAACCATCTTGGGTTGAAGGTGGGGAGAAGGTTGAACCCCAAAATCCCCTTGGGTTGAAGGTGGGGAGAAGGTTGAACCCCAAAACTGCCCTGGGTTGAAGATGAGGGTCAGGTTgaaccccaaaacccccttgGGTTGAAGTTGGGGAGAAGGTTGAACCCCAAAACTGCCCTGGGTTGAAGGTGGGGAGAAGGTTGAACCCCCAAACCATCTTGGGTTGAAGGTGGGGAGAAGGTTGAACCCCAAAACTGCCCTGGGTTGAAGATGAGGGTCAGGTTgaaccccaaaacccccttgGGTTGAAGTTGGGAAGAAGATCGAACCCCCAAACCTCAACAACTCAACACTGGGGCTGAAGccgcaccccaaaaccccaacatctCACCTGaacctccccttctccccccacgtccccccaccCGAACCGAGGAGGTTCCCCCGGGGACATCTTGGGGTGTCCTAAACAGGGAGGAAGATTTTTGGGGCGTCCCCCACCTTGATGGTGGCGATGTGGAAGGGGGTGGCGATGCCGAAGACGGGCATGATGACGGTCTCGTACTTCTTGTCGATGTAGATCTTCATCTCGCGGATGTGGGGCTCCTTGGGCATCAAAGCCGGGTTCTTGTAGGAGATGTTGGACTTGCGAGCCCTACCAAAACACGGCGGTGATGCGGCGAGGGCCCCGCCCCAAACGAAGAACCCCCGTTTTACCCCAAacgtccccccccaaaaaaaatccgcCGGTTTGGGTTACTTTTGGATCTGCTGCTCGCCCTTCTGCTCCGTCAACCGCCGGCGCGCCTCTTCGTTGAGTTGAGCGGCCAACTCTTTCTGGTGGGCTCGGCGCTTCTCCTCCGCCGTCAGCTCGTTCTGGGGCGGGGCGGAAATGACCTCAGACCTCCCCCcacctcctcaaaaaaaaaaataaaaaatggggtgtggttttggggtggggcgGGCGGGGACAACCCACCCGCGTCCGCTCCGTCAGCAGAGCCGCCCGGGAGCTGCGGCCGAGGAGGTCTTCGGCTTcgtctttctcttcttcttcttcctcttcgtcttcattcttttttggggtagaaaaaaaacacccaaacaaaattGCGAGTTTTAAAAAAACCTGGGGTCGAAATGGGGTTGTTTGCCCAAAATCGAGGAGTTTCGCCCCATTCTTGCCCCCGCCTCGCGTCATCACCTTGAGGAAAATACCGACGTTCTTGACCTTCTTCTTGACGGCGGTGAGGACGGTGGCGGGACCCTCCTGGCGGAGGAAGAGCGTGGGTTGGGGAAGAAGGACCCCGGTGtatttttgggagggggggtgtgtcCCTGTGGCCCCGCCCTTTCCTCATGCCCCACCCACCTCATCTACCAGCACGGTGTCGCCAATGAACATGGCGTAGGTCCTCTCCTCCGGCTTCTTGCCTTCCTTGTTGGTCAAGTCGGAGAAGCCAACGTTGATGCTGAAGACCATGcctggggggaggaagaggaggggatgggcggggccgggggtggaGAAGTTTTGGGGCGAGGGAGGAcaatttggggggagggagaggaagttTGGGGCGGCAGGAGAAAATTTGGGGGTGGAAGAGGAtgattttggggtggtggggacaaaatttggggtggtgggagaaaATTTGAGGTGGGAGAAGACAattttggggtggtgggagaaaatttggggtggaagaggatgattttggggtggtgggacaaAATTTGGGGTGGGAGAGAATGATTTTGGGGTAATAGGACAAAATTTGGGGTGGAAAAGGAtgattttggggtggtgggacaaAATTCGGGGTGGGAGAGTGATTTTGGGGTAATAGGACAAAATTTGGGATGGAAGAGGatggttttggggtggtggggacaaaatttggggtggaagaggatgattttggggtggtgggacaaAATTTGGGGTGGAAGAGGATGATTTTGGGGTTGTGGGGACAAAATTTGGGGTGGAAGAGGAtgattttggggtggtgggacaaAATTTGGGGTGGAAGAGGATGATTTTGGGGTAATAGGACAAAATTTGGGGTGGAAGAGGAtgattttggggtggtggggacaAAATTTGGGGTGGAAGAGGATGATTTTGGGGTGGCGGGACAAAATTTGGGGTGGAAGAGGATGGTTTTGGGGTGATGGGACAAAATTTGGGGTGGGAGAGAATGATTTTGGGGTAATAGAACAAAATTTGGGGTGGAAAAGGatggttttggggtggtgggacaaaatttggagtggaagagggtgattTTGGGGTGGCGGGACAAAAtttggagtggaagagggtgattttggggtggtgggacaaAATTTGGAGTGGAAAAGGatggttttggggtggtgggacaaaatttggagtggaagagggtggttttggggtggcgGGACAAAATTTGGGGTGGGAGAGAATGATTTTGGGGTAATAGGACAAAATTTGGGGTGGAAAAGGATGATTTTGGGGTGGCGGGACAAAATTTGGGGTGGGAGAGAATGATTTTGGGGTAGTAGGACAAAATTTGGGGTGGAAGAGGAtgattttggggtggtgggacaaAATTTGGGGTGGGAGAGAATGATTTTGGGGTAATAGGACAAAATTTGGGGTGGAAAAGGAtgattttggggtggtggggacaAAATTTGGAGTGGAAGAGGAtgattttggggtggtgggacaaAATTTGGAGTGGAAGAGGATGATTTTGGGGTAATAGGACAAAATTTGGGGTGGAAAAGGAtgattttggggtggtggggaaaaaaTTTGGGGTGGAAGAGGATGATTTTGGGGTAATAGAACAAAATTTGGGGTGGAAAAGGatggttttggggtggtgggacaaaatttggagtggaagagggtgattTTGGGGTGGCGGGACAAAATTTGGAGTGGAAGAGGAtgattttggggtggtgggacaaAATTTGGGGTGGGAGAGAATGATTTTGGGGTAATAGGACAAAATTTGGAGTGGAAAAGGAtgattttggggtggtgggacaaAATTTCGTGTGGAACAGTATGAGTTTGGGGTAGTAGGACAAAATTTGGGGTGGAAAAGGAtgattttggggtggtgggacaaAATTTGAAGAGGACCATTTTGGGTGGAAGAAGACTTTTTTTGGGTGGAAGGAGGACATTTTTGGGTAGAAGAGGACCTTTTTTGGGTGGAAGGAGAACACCTCGTTGGGGGTGGAGGAAGACCTCTTTGGGGCGGAAGAGGACTCACTTGGGGTGGAAGAGaaccttttttggggggaagaggATGATTTGGGGGGGAAGAGGACAAGTTTTTGCGGGGAAAGAGGACCTTTTTGGGTGGAAAAGGACCTGTTTTTGGTGGAAGAGGACCAGTTTTGGGTGGAAGAAGACCTTTTTGGGGTGGAAGAGGACAACTTTGTGCAGGAAGAGGATGATTTGGGGGGGAAGAGGACGATTTGGGGGGGAAAAGAGGACGATTTTGGGGGTGGGCTGAAGCGCTCCTCACCCTTCTTCAGCCGGTGTTGGTTCTTGCTGTTGATGACCAAGGAGCCCTCCCTGAACTCGATGCCCATGGCGAAGCTGGCGAGAGACGGACAGACGACCACCACGACGTCCCCAGCCTCCTCACGCCTCCGCgtccccccatccctgtcccccccctcctcatcctcaccccAAATTCTTGGTGATCTTGCTCAACAACTCCGGCTTCTGCTTCTTCACCACGTCCATCACGGCGCCGTAGACGTCGCAAAGTTTGGTTCCTGCGAGACCGAGATGTCACCGACCGCGTCGTTATCgacattttttttgggggggggggtgtcttgaGGAGGTCCGGGCCCCCCAAAAAACTTTGAGGCTGGTCCTCACCGTGACGCATCTCCTTCAACATCTCGTCctggagctgaaggaggaaggcGTAGTGATCCTGCATCTCCTGAGGTGGATCCACCATCAAGGTCCTCACCAAGTTGGAGCAGTAGGACTTGTAACGGATGCCCATGGCGCACGTGATGGCCCCGAAGTGCATGTGGTTCTTGTCGCtacggcgggggggggacgacgataGCGAAATTTTGGGGGGGGAACAGCAAAATTTGGCCAACGACGACATCAAGTTCCCCCTCGCCGCGGCAAATTTGGAGTTGGGGATCATCCCACCCCGccgcgtttgggtttttttagggtgATTTAACCAACCcggccttttttttttagggacgcgtccccgtcccccccccaaaatttcGGGGGCGCGTCCCTCCCCACCTGACGACGCTGAACTTGAGGTTGTAGTTGCCCCCGCTCTGGATGATGGGGGGGTAACACATCTCCACCGCCGAGGGGTCGGCCCCCGCCAGGTACTTCTTCTCCTCGATGGCCTTCTCCACCGACTCGGCCAACTTGCTATGCCGCACTTTCTGGGGGTGATGACATCGTTATGACGTCACCCCCACCTCGGCGCCCTCTCGGTTTGGAGCCCCGACCTTCCCCCCCTGCCAAAAATCGAGCTTTCTGACCTCATCGGCGTCAACGATCTCCATCACCCGTTCTTTGAAGAACTTGGTGAAGACCTCGGAGGTGATGGCGGCCGCTTTGCGCATCAAGTTGAGTTCGCCGTCTTCCTTGGCCGCCATGGTGTAGGCCACCACGGCGCTGATGTCCACCTACGGAGGGACCAAAGTTTGGGGTCGGGGACGTCAAGGTGACCCCCCAAAAGGGACGTCGAGGGTGGTGGGACCTCCCCGCACCTTCTCGAAGCCCTCCTTGCTGAGACAGTCGTTCCAGCTCTTCATGAAGTCGCCGGGGAATTTGTCCTTGCTGAAGACGCCGATGCGTTTCCCGCCTTTGCTGGCCTTCAAAGCTTCGATCATCTTCTCAAAGTTGGCTTTGTTGCTCTCGTTCTGAGGCAAAAAGAggggaaatcggggaaaaaaaataaaataaagcggGTGCTCGGCCCCGGCGCGGGGAGGGTCACCCATGAAGATGCCTCTGGGGTCAACGGCGCGGCTCGTCTTCCGTCCCACCTCCGAATCTCGAccttcatcctcatcttcatcGTCACTTCCACCTTGACCTCACGTCCACCTCCATCCCAACCTCTCCAACCCATCTTCGTCCCATCTCCAGCTCCATCCTCATCTTCACCTTCATCTCCGTCCCACCTCCACCTCGCTTCCACCTTCGTCTCCGTCCTCATCTTCAACTTCGCTTCGGTCTCCGTCTCGTGTCCACCTCCGCCTCCATCCCAAACTCTCCATGCCACCTCCATCCCACCTCCGCCTCATGTCCAccttcatcctcatcttcatcctcgcttccccctccatctccatctccaccCCAACCTCTCCAGCCCACCTTCGCCTCATCTCCACCtccatctccatcctcatcctcccctTTGCTTCCACCTCAAGTCCACCTCCACATCCCGCCCAGTGTCTCCATCCTACCTCCACTTTCACCCCTGGCCCGTCTCCATCCCAACGTCTCCATCCCGCCTTCATCTTCATCTCCATCTCGCTTCCATCTCCACGTCTCTGTCCCCGTTCCATCCCCATCTGAATCCCAACGTCTCCAACCCAACGTCTCCATCCCCAACATCTCCATCCCACTTTAATCTTTATCTCcgtcccatctccatcccaacgtctccatcccaccttcatctCCATTCCGTCCCCATCTGAATCCCAATGTCTCCATCCCAAcgtctccatcccaccttcaCCTTCATCTCCGTCCCATCTCCACCTCCATCCCAACGTCTCCGCCCCAacatctccatcccaccttcatcttcatctctgccccatctccatcccaacgtctccatcccaccttcaCCTTCATCTCCGTCCCACCTCCATCCCAACGTCTCCATCCCATCATCATCTCCATTCCATCTCCATCTGAATCCCAATGTCTCCATCCCAAcgtctccatcccaccttcaCCATCATCTCCGTCCCATCTCCACCTCCATCCCAACGTCTCCACCCCAAgatctccatcccaccttcatcttcatctctgccccatctccatcccaacgtctccatcccaccttcatctCCATCTGAATCCCAACGTCTCCATCCCAacatctccatcccaccttcatcttcatctccgtcccatctccatcccaacgTCTCCATCCCAACTTCATCTCCGTTTCACCTCCATCTGAATCCCAACGTCTCCATCCCAACGTCTCCACCCTAAGACCTTCATCCCACATTCACCTTCATCTCCGCCCCATCTCCACCTCCAACCCAATGTCTCCACCCCAAgatctccatcccaccttcatcttcatctctgttCCCAACATCTCCACTCCGCCTTCATCTTCATCTCCGTCCCACCTCCATCCCAACATCTCCATCCCAGCTTCATCTCCATCTGAATCCCAACGTCTCCATCCCAACGTCTCCACTCCAACGTCTCCATCCCACTTTCATTTTCATCTCTGTCCCACCTCCATCCCAACGTTTTCATCCCATCTGCATCTCCGTTCCACCTCCACCTTCATCCCATCTCCACCACCAAGCCGATGTCTCCATCCCAACTTCATCTCCGTTTCATCTCCATCTGAATCCCAGCGTCTCCATCCCGTCTCCACCCCAacatctccatcccaccttcatcttcATCTCCATCTCACTTCCATCTCCACGTCTCCGTCCCCGTTCCATCCCCATCTGAATCCCAACGTCTCCACCCCAAgatctccatcccaccttcatcttcatctccgtcccatctccatcccaacgtctccatcccaccttcatctCCGTTTCATCTCCATCTGAATCCCAATGTCTCCATCCCATCTGCATCTCCATTCCACCTCCACCTTCATCCCATCTCCACCTCCACCCCAACACCCCCATCCCAacatctccatcccaccttcatcttcATCTCCGCTCCATCTCCACCCCTacatctccatcccaccttcatcttcATCTCCGCCTCATCTCCACCCCAACGTCTCCATCCCAGCTTCATCTCCATCTGAATCCCAACGTCTCCATCCCAACGTCTCCACCCCAacatctccatcccaccttcatctccgtcccacctccatcccaacgtctccatcccaccttcaCCTTCATCTCTGTCCCATCTCCACCTCCATCCCAACGTCTCCATCCCAGCTTCATCTCCATCTGAACTCCAAcgtctccatcccaccttcatctCCATTCCATCTCCATCTGAATCCCAATGTCTCCATTCCACCTTCACCTTCATCTCCGTCCCATCTCCACCTCCATCCCAACCTCATCTCAATCTGAATCCCAATGTCTCCATCCCAACGTCTCCACCCAAAgatctccatcccaccttcatcttcatctccgccccatctccatcccaacgTCTCCACCCCAAgatctccatcccaccttcatcttcatctccgccccatctccatcccaacgTCTCCACCCCAAgatctccatcccaccttcatcttcatctccgccccatctccatcccaacgTCTGCATCCCACCTTCATCTCCATTCCATCTCCATCTGCATCCCAACGTCTCCACCCCAacatctccatcccaccttcatcttcACCTCCGTCCCACCTCCAT
This Accipiter gentilis unplaced genomic scaffold, bAccGen1.1, whole genome shotgun sequence DNA region includes the following protein-coding sequences:
- the SUPT16H gene encoding FACT complex subunit SPT16 → MRTNLSRSHRLLLPAPEAEASHAGKHFRGGKEKKQRGRRRRRRKRRRKAAVRGSRSRPRGPPLMALSLDREAYYRRLRRLYGSWQKGEEEYGGVDAIVVAVGVDEEIVYAKSTALQTWLFGYELTDTIMVFCEEKILFMASKKKVEFLKQVAHAKGGESANGVPAITLLVREKNESNKANFEKMIEALKASKGGKRIGVFSKDKFPGDFMKSWNDCLSKEGFEKVDISAVVAYTMAAKEDGELNLMRKAAAITSEVFTKFFKERVMEIVDADEKVRHSKLAESVEKAIEEKKYLAGADPSAVEMCYPPIIQSGGNYNLKFSVVSDKNHMHFGAITCAMGIRYKSYCSNLVRTLMVDPPQEMQDHYAFLLQLQDEMLKEMRHGTKLCDVYGAVMDVVKKQKPELLSKITKNLGFAMGIEFREGSLVINSKNQHRLKKGMVFSINVGFSDLTNKEGKKPEERTYAMFIGDTVLVDEEGPATVLTAVKKKVKNVGIFLKNEDEEEEEEEKDEAEDLLGRSSRAALLTERTRNELTAEEKRRAHQKELAAQLNEEARRRLTEQKGEQQIQKARKSNISYKNPALMPKEPHIREMKIYIDKKYETVIMPVFGIATPFHIATIKNISMSVEGDYTYLRINFYCPGSALGRNEGNIFPNPEATFVKEITYRASNMKTPGEQTVPALNLQNAFRIIKEVQKRYKTREAEEKEKEGIVKQDSLVINLNRSNPKLKDLYIRPNIAQKRMQGSLEAHVNGFRFTSVRGDKVDILYNNIKHAVFQPCDGEMIIVLHFHLKNAIMFGKKRHTDVQFYTEVGEITTDLGKHQHMHDRDDLYAEQMEREMRHKLKTAFKNFIEKVEALTKEELEFEVPFRELGFNGAPYRSTCLLQPTSSALVNCTEWPPFVVTLDEVELIHFERVQFHLKNFDMVIVYKDYSKKVTMINAIPVASLDPIKEWLNSCDLKYTEGVQSLNWTKIMKTIVDDPEGFFEQGGWSFLEPEGEGSDAEVGESESEMEDETFNPSEEDYEEEEEDSDEDYSSEAEESEYSKESLGSEEESGKDWDELEEEARKADRESQYEEEEEHGRSRKRKAPAGRGAHPRNPGPPKKKRK
- the LOC126037305 gene encoding uncharacterized protein LOC126037305 isoform X2; this translates as METLGWRHWDSDGDGMEMMMGWRRWDGDGTEIKIKVGWRCWGWRRWVGDVGIQMGMERGQRRGDGSEMEMKMKAGWRRWDGDGPGVKVEVGWRHWAGCGGGLEVEAKGRMRMEMEVEMRRRWAGEVGVEMEMEGEARMKMRMKVDMRRRWDGGGMESLGWRRRWTRDGDRSEVEDEDGDEGGSEVEVGRR
- the LOC126037305 gene encoding uncharacterized protein LOC126037305 isoform X3; this translates as METLGWRHWDSDGDGMEMKVGWRRWDGDGTEIKIKVGWRCWGWRRWVGDVGIQMGMERGQRRGDGSEMEMKMKAGWRRWDGDGPGVKVEVGWRHWAGCGGGLEVEAKGRMRMEMEVEMRRRWAGEVGVEMEMEGEARMKMRMKVDMRRRWDGGGMESLGWRRRWTRDGDRSEVEDEDGDEGGSEVEVGRR
- the LOC126037305 gene encoding uncharacterized protein LOC126037305 isoform X1, with translation MEMLGWRWRWDGDEGEGGMETLGWRHWDSDGDGMEMKVGWRRWDGDGTEIKIKVGWRCWGWRRWVGDVGIQMGMERGQRRGDGSEMEMKMKAGWRRWDGDGPGVKVEVGWRHWAGCGGGLEVEAKGRMRMEMEVEMRRRWAGEVGVEMEMEGEARMKMRMKVDMRRRWDGGGMESLGWRRRWTRDGDRSEVEDEDGDEGGSEVEVGRR